In Gemmatimonadaceae bacterium, the sequence TCGACCGCAGGCGCGTCGAGTAGCCGAACATCTCGCCGAGCGGCACCGTGGACGCGATCACCTGCGCCTCGCCGCGCTGCATCATCCCGCCGATCTTGCCGCGGCGCGACGACAGGTCGCCGAGCACATCGCCCATGTACTGCTCGGGCGACACCACTTCGACCTTCATCATGGGCTCGAGGATGACGGGGTTGGCCTTGGCCGCGCCCTCCTTCACCGCCATCGAGCCCGCGATCTTGAACGCCATTTCCGATGAGTCGACGTCGTGATAGGAACCGTAGACCAGCTCCACCTTCACGTCCACCATCGGGTAGCCCGCCAGCACACCGTTCTCCAGCGCTTCCTTGATGCCCTGTTCCACCGGGCCGATGTATTCACGCGGGATCACGCCGCCAACGATCTTGTCCTCGAAGACGAAGCCGTGGCCCACTTCGCCAGGCATCACGTTGATCACCACGTGGCCGTACTGGCCCTTGCCGCCCGACTGGCGAATGAACTTCCCCTCGACCTTGTCCACGCGCTTCTTGATCGTCTCGCGATAGGCCACCTGCGGACGGCCCACGTTCGCGTCGACCTTGAACTCGCGCATCATGCGGTCGACGATGATTTCCAGGTGCAGCTCGCCCATCCCGGAGATGATTGTCTGCCCCGTCTCCGCGTCGGTGTGCACGCGGAACGTCGGATCTTCCTCGGCGAGCTTGTTGAGCGCGATGCCCAGCTTGTCCTGGTCGGCCTTCGTCTTCGGTTCGATGGCGACGTCGATCACCGGCGTCGGAAACTTCATCGCCTCGAGGATGATCGGCTTCTCGTCATCGCAGAGCGTGTCGCCGGTGCGCGTGTCCCTGAGACCAATCGCGGCGGCGATGTCGCCGGCGCGCACCTCCTCGATCTCCTCGCGCTTGTTGGCGTGCATCTGCAACAGACGGCCGATGCGCTCCCGCTTGTCCTTGGTGCTGTTGTATACGTGGCTGCCCGACTTGAGCACGCCCGAATACACGCGGAAGAACGTCAGTTTTCCGACGAACGGATCCGTCGCGATCTTGAACGCCAGCGCCGCAAACGGCGCGCTGTCGCTGACCTCGCGGGTGTCGAACGTCTCGTCGTGGTGCGGCAGGTGACCCTGGATCGCCTCCACGTCCAGCGGACCGGGCAGGAAGTCGATCACCGAGTCGAGCAGCGCCTGCACGCCCTTGTTCTTGAAGGACGCGCCGCAGAGGATCGGCGTGAACTTCATCGAGCACGTGGCCTTGCGGATCAGCGAACGGATCTCGGCGACCGACAACTCCTCGCCGGCGAGGTAGCGCTCCATCAGCACGTCGTCGTGCTCCACCACCGCCTCGATCAGCTCGCCGCGCGCCTGCTCGACCCGGGCCTTGAACTCGTCGCTCACCTCCACCACGTCAAACGTCTTGCCGAGCGTCTCGTTGTGGAAGATGTATTCCTTGCGCTCGACAATGTCGATGTGCCCCGTGA encodes:
- the fusA gene encoding elongation factor G, which codes for MPRTTPLEHYRNIGIMAHIDAGKTTTTERILYYTGKSHKIGEVHDGAATMDWMEQEQERGITITSAATTCFWKRHGSSHEKGEGPEYRINIIDTPGHVDFTVEVERSLRVLDGAVALLDSVAGVEPQTETVWRQADRYKVPRMIFANKMDRVGANFERCVEMIRDRLTKNAFPIQLPVGSGELFTGHIDIVERKEYIFHNETLGKTFDVVEVSDEFKARVEQARGELIEAVVEHDDVLMERYLAGEELSVAEIRSLIRKATCSMKFTPILCGASFKNKGVQALLDSVIDFLPGPLDVEAIQGHLPHHDETFDTREVSDSAPFAALAFKIATDPFVGKLTFFRVYSGVLKSGSHVYNSTKDKRERIGRLLQMHANKREEIEEVRAGDIAAAIGLRDTRTGDTLCDDEKPIILEAMKFPTPVIDVAIEPKTKADQDKLGIALNKLAEEDPTFRVHTDAETGQTIISGMGELHLEIIVDRMMREFKVDANVGRPQVAYRETIKKRVDKVEGKFIRQSGGKGQYGHVVINVMPGEVGHGFVFEDKIVGGVIPREYIGPVEQGIKEALENGVLAGYPMVDVKVELVYGSYHDVDSSEMAFKIAGSMAVKEGAAKANPVILEPMMKVEVVSPEQYMGDVLGDLSSRRGKIGGMMQRGEAQVIASTVPLGEMFGYSTRLRSMTQGRAVYSMEFSHYEEVPKSKAEEIISKAK